One segment of Gemmatimonadota bacterium DNA contains the following:
- a CDS encoding nitrous oxide reductase family maturation protein NosD, which produces MKRLLSLAGFVAALAAVAPPLRAADLVVGPHAPYTTIAQALAAARPGDRVVITAGLYREPTLVVRTPHITVEGRGWPVLDGESVRTVFVIAADSVTVRGLVLEHTGVSNLDDRAGIRAEDVRGCIIEHNRLRDNLFGIYIQRSADCIVRDNDVEAHGASQTTSGNGIHMWYSPGTRVERNRVSGQRDGIYFEFSPGGVTTDNVSEHSQRYGLHFMFSDSCRYERNVFRDNTSGVAVMYSRGVVISHNRFERAWGSGAYGLLLKEILGGEIRGNTFSHNSIGLYLEGAVRMAVADNDFVQNGWAAKVLANAEDNQFTGNRFSGNAFDVGTNSRSASSTFDGNWWDAYRGYDLNRDGIGDVPFHPVRLFALIVEQHPAALVLLRSPMVAVLDAAERVLPVLTPEALVDHHPHMRPRP; this is translated from the coding sequence GTGAAGCGGCTGCTCTCGCTCGCGGGCTTCGTTGCCGCGCTCGCAGCCGTAGCGCCACCGCTCCGCGCCGCGGACCTCGTGGTAGGGCCGCACGCGCCGTATACCACGATCGCCCAAGCGCTCGCGGCGGCCCGCCCGGGTGATCGCGTCGTGATTACCGCGGGACTCTACCGCGAGCCGACGCTCGTCGTGCGCACGCCGCACATCACCGTTGAAGGGCGCGGCTGGCCCGTGCTCGACGGCGAGTCGGTACGCACGGTGTTCGTCATTGCCGCCGATTCGGTGACCGTGCGCGGGTTGGTGCTGGAGCACACCGGGGTGTCGAATCTCGACGACCGAGCCGGCATCCGCGCCGAAGATGTGCGCGGGTGCATCATCGAGCACAATCGTCTGCGTGACAATCTCTTTGGGATCTACATCCAACGGAGCGCCGATTGCATCGTGCGCGACAACGATGTGGAAGCACACGGTGCCTCGCAGACCACCAGCGGCAACGGCATTCACATGTGGTATTCGCCTGGTACGCGCGTTGAGCGCAATCGTGTGAGCGGTCAGCGCGACGGTATCTACTTTGAGTTTTCGCCTGGTGGCGTCACCACGGACAATGTCAGTGAACACAGTCAGCGCTACGGCCTGCACTTCATGTTCTCGGACTCGTGCCGCTACGAGCGCAATGTGTTTCGCGACAATACCTCTGGTGTGGCCGTGATGTACAGCCGCGGCGTCGTGATTTCGCACAATCGCTTCGAGCGGGCCTGGGGCAGCGGCGCGTATGGACTGCTGCTCAAGGAAATCCTCGGCGGCGAGATTCGCGGCAACACCTTCAGCCACAACTCCATCGGCCTTTACCTCGAGGGGGCCGTGCGGATGGCGGTGGCCGATAACGATTTCGTACAGAACGGCTGGGCGGCCAAAGTCCTGGCGAATGCCGAGGATAATCAGTTCACCGGCAACCGCTTTTCAGGGAACGCCTTTGATGTTGGCACTAACTCGCGCTCCGCGAGTTCGACCTTCGACGGGAACTGGTGGGACGCCTATCGCGGCTACGACTTGAACCGCGACGGCATCGGGGACGTGCCCTTTCACCCCGTGCGCCTCTTTGCGCTCATCGTGGAGCAGCATCCAGCGGCCCTCGTTCTGCTGCGGAGCCCGATGGTCGCGGTGCTCGACGCCGCCGAACGAGTGCTCCCGGTGCTCACGCCCGAGGCGCTGGTCGATCACCATCCACACATGAGGCCGCGGCCATGA
- a CDS encoding nitrous oxide reductase accessory protein NosL, whose product MRRTVPPRRTALFLAFAWLMAACSAAGPVPIRMNEDACDFCRMTISDSRFGGEAVTSTGRRHTFDSIECLLSWSRTASAKDTRALYVIDTQHPGSFVAADSAGFLKAGMMKSPMGRGLVAFASLQRAEEQRAMLGGTVMTWRELLADTTQTTAPGAP is encoded by the coding sequence ATGCGCCGCACTGTCCCCCCACGACGCACCGCTTTGTTCCTCGCATTCGCGTGGCTGATGGCCGCGTGTAGCGCCGCCGGCCCTGTGCCGATCCGGATGAACGAAGACGCGTGCGACTTCTGCCGTATGACGATTTCCGATAGCCGTTTCGGCGGCGAAGCGGTGACGTCCACTGGCCGTCGACACACGTTCGATTCCATTGAGTGCCTGCTGAGCTGGTCGCGCACGGCCAGTGCGAAAGACACGCGCGCCCTCTATGTGATCGACACGCAGCATCCGGGTTCCTTCGTCGCCGCCGACAGCGCCGGGTTCCTCAAAGCCGGCATGATGAAGAGCCCTATGGGTCGCGGGCTCGTCGCCTTCGCGTCGCTGCAGCGCGCCGAGGAGCAACGCGCCATGCTGGGTGGCACGGTGATGACGTGGCGTGAACTGCTGGCCGATACCACGCAAACCACCGCACCGGGGGCGCCGTGA